The sequence CCTGCTTGTAAAGGTGATCTCTGTGCAAAACGCAGAAATTCCTCACAAAAAGATCATCTCGATGCTAAATATCCCTAAAAAATCTAAAATAAATAACTTTAAAACAAGCGATGCTGGCGCAATAGTGTGGCCATTTTACGAGTTTGAGGGCAAATTTTTAACGACAATAATCGTTGAAAATATAAAAAAAGAAGATAGCGATCAAAAGCTACTTAAGATGTTAGAGCTTAAACATCCGTTTTACTCAACGCTCCAAGCTCGAAGAAAAGGGGCTAAAGACGCCATAGACGTGAAATACGTGCTAAATTTCAAAGAGGCAAAGCTGGTAAAATCGTTTCAAAGTCGCCCTTAAAACTTTATTTTAAATAAATTTCATTAAAATGGCGTAATCAAAAAAGGATCATCTTTGCAAAATTTCAAGAATATAAACGTCGCTCACTCGCCTGATGCTGACGATATTTTCATGTATGCCGCGGTCAAATTTGGCTGGGTTAGCAGTAAAAATTTAGCCTTCACATCAAAGGCACTTGATATAGAAACACTAAACGAAGAGGCGCTAAAAGGTACTTATGAGGCCACAGCAATCAGCTTTGCACTCTATCCAAAAATTTGCGACGAGTATGCACTTTTACGCTGCGCCGTGAGCTTTGGCAATGGATATGGCCCAAAGCTTATCAAGCTAAAAGGCAAGCAGCTAAAGCGAAATTTCAAGGTCGCACTCTCTGGCAAAAACACGACAAATGCACTGCTCTTTCGCATAGCCTACCCAGAGGCAAGGATCGTTTATAAAAATTTCCTTGAGATCGAAAATGCTGTACTTAGCGGCGAAGTCGATGCTGGCGTGCTCATACATGAAAGTATCTTAAATTTCTCAGGCGAGCTCTGCGTAGAGCGTGAAATTTGGGACATCTGGAGCGAGCTAAACGGCGAAAATTTACCACTTCCACTTGGTGGCATGGCGCTTAGACGAAGCCTGCCCATAACCGACGCGATCGAGTGCGAGAGAGTGCTTAGCGAGGCTGTCAGGATCGCCACTTCGCACAAGCCATTTTTATCTCACATGCTAATGGAGCGAAACCTCATCAGAGTTGGCAAAGAGGATCTTAAAGCGTATCTAAATTTATACGCAAATGACGAGTCAATAAGCATGAACGAAACGCAGCTAAAAGCGCTAAATAAGCTCTATCAAATAGGCTATGACAAAGGCTTTTTTGAAAAGCCAATCGACGTAAACGACTACCTAATCCCAACTGAATACAACGAAGTAAGGTTTAGCTGATGCAAAGTACGCTTGTCTCGCTTGGAGTTGAAACCTTTAAGATCGCCCTTTACATCAGCCTTCCGATGCTGCTAAGCGGCCTAATCGCAGGTCTTATCATCTCCATTTTTCAAGCGACCACACAGATAAACGAAACCACGCTAAGCTTTGTGCCAAAAATTTTGCTAGTCGTCGTTGTTATCATATTTTTGATGCCTTGGATGATCTCGATGATGGTTGAATTTACCACTCGCATGTTTGAGTTTATACCGGAATTTATCCAGTGACGAGGCTTGTTGATTTTTCTAAATTTACCTCGGTTAGGATAGGCGGCGTGCATGAAGTTTTTGAGGTAACTAGCCTTGAAGATCTAAGCTCACCTTACTTTTTAGGCGCTGTGATGATAGGCGGAGGCAATAACCTTCTTATCTCGCCAAATCCCCCAAAAATGGCGATGTTCGGCAAAAGTTTTGACTATATAAATTTAGAAATTTGTGATGAAAAAATTTACCTTGAGATAGGTGCTGCGACAAAATCAGCTAAAATTTATAACTTCTGCAAACAAAATAACATCGCGAACCTTGAGTTTTTAAAAAATATCCCAGGCACGCTTGGCGGACTTATAAAAATGAACGCTGGGCTGCTTAAATTTAGCATAAGCGACAACCTCACGCATGTGCGTCTGGCTCGTGGCTGGGTGAGCAAGGAT is a genomic window of Campylobacter concisus containing:
- a CDS encoding chemotaxis protein translates to MKFIKILIFLSLLLTTCTAANYANAFEKIGIFEDGVYRFSKNGLGVKKDLLVKVISVQNAEIPHKKIISMLNIPKKSKINNFKTSDAGAIVWPFYEFEGKFLTTIIVENIKKEDSDQKLLKMLELKHPFYSTLQARRKGAKDAIDVKYVLNFKEAKLVKSFQSRP
- a CDS encoding menaquinone biosynthesis family protein, whose product is MYAAVKFGWVSSKNLAFTSKALDIETLNEEALKGTYEATAISFALYPKICDEYALLRCAVSFGNGYGPKLIKLKGKQLKRNFKVALSGKNTTNALLFRIAYPEARIVYKNFLEIENAVLSGEVDAGVLIHESILNFSGELCVEREIWDIWSELNGENLPLPLGGMALRRSLPITDAIECERVLSEAVRIATSHKPFLSHMLMERNLIRVGKEDLKAYLNLYANDESISMNETQLKALNKLYQIGYDKGFFEKPIDVNDYLIPTEYNEVRFS
- the fliQ gene encoding flagellar biosynthesis protein FliQ, which gives rise to MMQSTLVSLGVETFKIALYISLPMLLSGLIAGLIISIFQATTQINETTLSFVPKILLVVVVIIFLMPWMISMMVEFTTRMFEFIPEFIQ
- a CDS encoding UDP-N-acetylmuramate dehydrogenase → MTRLVDFSKFTSVRIGGVHEVFEVTSLEDLSSPYFLGAVMIGGGNNLLISPNPPKMAMFGKSFDYINLEICDEKIYLEIGAATKSAKIYNFCKQNNIANLEFLKNIPGTLGGLIKMNAGLLKFSISDNLTHVRLARGWVSKDEINFSYRHSGIDEAILGAKFKLSSGFDVSISEAISAKRANQPKGASFGSCFVNPDGHFAGALLEAVGLKGYVIGGAKFSEEHANFLINFNHASFEDATSLINLAKARVLEKFGVELKTEVCIL